A single Montipora foliosa isolate CH-2021 chromosome 7, ASM3666993v2, whole genome shotgun sequence DNA region contains:
- the LOC138011813 gene encoding cilia- and flagella-associated protein 337-like has product MSKSPKGEISSIALTNEEQPLEAGSERRADAKMTNFNGGSKLVNRLTMHDLKTVQDSFTIDQSGQLRELSLDIDQFCEILSIVLNKGSREEYEDLFNKVDVGKEGYVDWDKFCSHMLLEYYEKDDRMKTTQVPQWRELRNVTSPHKEAIIRICPLMNPSRYIAVSKEGVISVWTLNMKPLRTVQVQTDHDEVKQRDLWVTDFAPMQNIYKLALALTSKEIAIYDLSSKSEFNCQFRIQGLEHTPLCMNYWSNPNKVNEAILVFGDVQGHVNALLFSAATMALFDRPAQPAGSKQDVCLNVNIQDVNKGFYKNARLVKHQGHTEWARQVMYSVHLDCFISCATNYKNSLVLGWIEKSKMNMRTTEFKIPQGVNAFDYSEKINLIATAGVNHHVCLWNPYVISKPVGVLRGHMQSIISVCFIESRGQLISLSKDKVLRIWDTHLQVCLQRLSGMFPKGPAEVSITMYYDEEHSKLFTAFSQQLTLMVMKPEVKDRVMSHEHPVSAAIYNSKFNQVVSAGTGSVITMWMIDTGQKVKQFANAHGSSEITTLTQDSTETRLFTASADGTVKIWDFNGHCHHILMAGNGGPAEISQVLCLKRIIIVVGWDRTVSVFRDSQLNSFYVYPSEWKGRLEHQDDVLSEAFCPPTTLATASYDGEIVLWNLNSEQAFRHLSTHAKRKSTRSSRKSRKAEISTPPQRSLETESFLKPPEASRSQSATSVASEQSSNGQNDFGYAVTKMIFLNERPMSASSVGANLLSCNASGWVRFWNTHKSMCVGQFLAHEHAGFLTMTVDDTNSYLVTGDADGVIKVWDITEYCVGSIADNDCPPPLVKQFQPHTDTINSIHLFTRSERLLVLTASSDCSVALWDIEGRHIGIFGQEEHWKIEPISEEERQAERTKQAEQTESGSNDEEEVVEEDTGADEQQLFADEKFDPEFRVSTWQQTILGKAYQEKRIEKRERRQPQIIPNLPYLNWEKTGQAPSGPYASLDTSDLQEVGAIHKPDFVAHPERYFTQSSSGKRRSKDTFLPSLPVVADNLHMRYDEKSLFPKYILDMEAKMKAAHALSLRASRATRIRGESVQAKSRGAHEASQAASRKSTAWKVLLTNKSKD; this is encoded by the exons ATGTCTAAGTCGCCCAAAGGCGAAATTTCTTCGATTGCACTAACAAATGAGGAACAACCTCTGGAAGCAGGCAGTGAAAG GAGAGCTGATGCAAAGATGACTAACTTTAATGGTGGCTCGAAGCTGGTCAACAGACTTACAATGCATGACTTGAAGACTGTGCAGGATTCATTTACG atcGACCAATCAGGTCAGCTGCGTGAACTGAGTTTAGATATTGACCAGTTCTGTGAGATCCTCTCCATTGTACTAAACAAAGGGTCTCGAGAAGAATATGAAGATTTGTTCAATAAAGTGGATGTTGGCAAAGAGGGTTACGTTGACTGGGACAAGTTTTGTTCTCACATGCTTCTTGAATACTACGAGAAAGATGATCGCATGAAAACAACTCAg GTCCCACAATGGAGAGAGTTAAGAAATGTCACCAG CCCTCATAAAGAAGCAATTATAAGAATATGTCCATTGATGAATCCATCAAGATACATAGCTGTTAGCAAG GAAGGAGTAATTTCAGTTTGGACATTAAATATGAAGCCACTTAGAACGGTACAG GTTCAGACTGATCACGATGAAGTGAAACAAAGAGATTTATGGGTGACTGACTTCGCACCTATGCAGAATATCTACAAGCTTGCACTTGCTCTGACCAGTAAAGAAATAG CAATATATGACTTGAGTTCCAAGTCAGAATTTAATTGTCAATTTAGAATACAAGGCCTTGAGCATACGCCTCTCTGTATGAATTACTG GAGCAATCCCAACAAAGTCAATGAAGCAATTCTTGTATTTGGAGATGTGCAAGGACATGTAAATGCTTTGCTTTTCTCAGCGGCAACAATGGCTTTGTTTGACAGACCGGCTCAACCTGCAGGAAGCAAGCAAG ATGTATGTTTAAATGTGAACATACAAGATGTGAACAAGGGTTTCTACAAGAATGCCAGATTGGTCAAGCACCAAGGGCACACTGAATGGGCTAGACAAG TGATGTACTCAGTTCATTTGGACTGCTTTATATCCTGTGCTACCAACTACAAGAACTCCTTGGTGCTTGGCTGGATAGAAAAGTCCAAAATGAACATGCGCAC AACCGAGTTTAAGATCCCTCAAGGTGTTAATGCTTTTGACTACAGTGagaaaatcaacttgattg CCACTGCTGGGGTTAACCATCACGTTTGCTTGTGGAATCCTTATGTGATCTCCAAACCAGTTGGG GTTCTCAGAGGACATATGCAAAGCATCATTTCAGTGTGCTTCATTGAGTCCAGAGGCCAACTAATCAGCTTATCGAAGGACAAA GTTCTTCGTATCTGGGACACGCATCTTCAAGTTTGTCTTCAACGTCTTTCCGGGATGTTTCCTAAGGGACCGGCTGAAG TGTCAATCACGATGTACTATGATGAAGAACACAGCAAGTTGTTTACAGCTTTTAGCCAACAG CTGACGTTAATGGTTATGAAACCAGAGGTGAAGGACAGAGTTATGAGCCATGAACATCCTGTGTCAGCGGCTATCTACAATAGCAAGTTTAATCAG GTTGTCAGTGCTGGTACTGGTTCTGTTATCACCATGTGGATGATTGACACTGGACAGAAAGTTAAACAG ttCGCTAATGCCCATGGAAGCTCGGAAATAACAACGTTAACTCAGGATTCCACTGAAACAAGACTCTTCACAGCGAGTGCTGATGGAACAGTCAAG ATCTGGGATTTTAATGGTCAttgtcatcatattttaatggCTGGTAATGGTGGCCCAGCGGAGATCAGTCAAGTGTTGTGTTTGAAAAGAATTATCATCGTTGTGGGATGGGACAG AACTGTCTCTGTGTTCCGTGATTCTCAGCTCAACTCATTTTACGTCTACCCATCCGAGTGGAAAGGAAGACTG GAGCATCAAGATGACGTGCTAAGTGAAGCATTCTGCCCTCCTACAACACTCGCCACTGCCAGCTACGATGGAGAAATTGTGTTGTGGAATTTGAATTCCGAACAAGCATTCAGGCATCTGTCGACACACGCTAAAAGAAAATCCACTCGTTCTTccagaaaatcaagaaaagcg GAAATTTCTACTCCTCCTCAGCGTTCGCTGGAAACAGAATCGTTTTTGAAGCCGCCAGAAGCTAGTCGATCACAGTCTGCGACATCGGTCGCATCAGAACAGTCAAGTAACGGACAG AACGATTTTGGCTATGCGGTTACCAAGATGATATTCCTGAATGAGAGGCCAATGTCAGCGTCCAGTGTTGGAGCTAATTTGTTGTCGTGTAACGCAAGTGGATGG GTTCGATTTTGGAATACTCATAAGTCGATGTGTGTCGGCCAGTTCCTCGCGCATGAGCATG CTGGCTTTCTCACAATGACTGTTGATGATACAAATTCTTATCTTGTGACCGGCGATGCTGATGGAGTCATCAAGGTTTGGGACATCACCGAATATTGTGTCGGATCCATTGCCGATAATGATTGTCCACCAC CTCTTGTCAAGCAATTCCAACCTCATACAGACACTATCAATAGCATTCACCTGTTTACTCGCTCAGAGAGGCTGCTGGTACTTACAGCTTCAAGTGACTGTTCCGTGGCATTATGGGATATAGAaggacgccatattggaatatTTGGACAG GAAGAGCATTGGAAGATTGAACCCATTTCGGAGGAAGAAAGACAAGCCGAGCGGACGAAACAGGCCGAACAG acGGAGAGCGGGAGCAATGATGAAGAAGAAGTCGTCGAAGAAGATACTGGTGCAGATGAGCAACAGCTTTTtgcagatgaaaaatttgacccCGAGTTTCGGGTGTCAACGTGGCAACAAACCATACTAG GAAAGGCTTATCAGGAAAAGAGAATTGAAAAGAGGGAAAGACGGCAGCCTCAGATAATTCCTAATTTACCATACCTTAACTGGGAGAAGACAGGCCAGGCACCATCCGGCCCATATGCG TCTTTAGATACTTCGGACCTGCAAGAAGTTGGTGCAATTCATAAACCGGATTTTGTCGCCCACCCTGAACGATATTTTACCCAGAGTTCATCGGGAAAGCGTCGGAGCAAAGATACCTTCTTGCCATCCTTACCAGTTGTGGCAGATA ATCTCCACATGCGTTACGACGAAAAGAGCCTTTTTCCAAAATATATCCTTGACATGGAGGCAAAAATGAAGGCGGCGCATGCGCTGAGTCTGCGAGCGTCCCGCGCGACCCGAATTCGGGGCGAATCAGTGCAAGCAAAGTCCCGAGGGGCACACGAGGCTTCTCAGGCAGCCAGCAGAAAAAGCACGGCCTGGAAAGTTCTTTTGACAAACAAAAGCAAAGATTAG